From Staphylococcus sp. M0911, a single genomic window includes:
- the lipA gene encoding lipoyl synthase — MATKNEEILRKPDWLKIKLNTNENYTGLKKMMREKNLHTVCEEAKCPNIHECWGERRTATFMILGAVCTRACRFCAVKTGLPNELDLNEPERVAESVELMNLKHVVITAVARDDLRDAGSNVYAETVRKVRARNPFTTIEILPSDMGGDYDALETLMASKPDILNHNIETVRRLTPRVRARATYDRTLEFLRRSKELQPDIPTKSSLMVGLGETMEEIYETMDDLRANDVDILTIGQYLQPSRKHLKVEKYYTPLEFGKMRKVAMEKGFKHCQAGPLVRSSYHADEQVNEAAKERQRQGEEQLNS, encoded by the coding sequence ATGGCTACAAAAAATGAGGAAATACTACGAAAACCAGATTGGTTGAAAATAAAGCTAAACACGAACGAAAACTATACTGGCCTTAAGAAAATGATGCGCGAAAAGAATTTACACACTGTTTGCGAAGAAGCAAAGTGTCCAAATATACATGAGTGTTGGGGAGAAAGACGTACAGCTACATTTATGATTTTAGGAGCTGTATGTACACGTGCTTGTCGTTTCTGTGCCGTTAAAACTGGTTTGCCTAATGAATTAGATTTAAATGAACCAGAACGTGTTGCAGAATCAGTAGAATTAATGAACTTAAAACATGTTGTTATTACTGCAGTAGCTCGTGATGATTTACGTGATGCGGGTTCAAATGTTTATGCTGAAACAGTAAGAAAAGTTAGAGCAAGAAACCCATTCACTACAATCGAGATTTTACCGTCAGACATGGGTGGTGACTACGACGCGTTAGAAACTTTAATGGCATCTAAACCAGATATCTTAAACCACAATATCGAAACAGTTCGTCGTCTAACACCTAGAGTTCGTGCTCGTGCAACATATGATCGCACGTTAGAATTCTTACGTCGTTCTAAAGAATTACAACCAGATATTCCTACAAAATCAAGTTTAATGGTTGGCTTAGGGGAAACAATGGAAGAAATTTATGAAACAATGGATGATTTACGTGCTAATGATGTAGATATTTTAACTATAGGCCAATATTTACAACCATCACGTAAACATTTAAAAGTTGAGAAATATTACACACCATTAGAATTTGGTAAAATGAGAAAAGTAGCAATGGAAAAAGGATTTAAGCATTGTCAAGCAGGACCATTAGTACGTAGTTCTTATCATGCAGACGAACAAGTTAATGAAGCTGCAAAAGAAAGACAACGTCAAGGTGAAGAACAATTAAATAGCTAA
- a CDS encoding bifunctional UDP-sugar hydrolase/5'-nucleotidase, producing the protein MKLTIYHTNDIHSHLNEYARIQSYMTEHRSKLQHPSLYLDIGDHVDLSAPITQATLGKKNIELLNEAKCDIATIGNNEGMTISHEALQNLYTNAQFEVICANVFDEEGRLPNRIASSYIKEIDGVRILFVAATAPFTPFYRALDWVVTNPLESIKDEIKANDGQYDVLIVMSHVGVFFDEKLCQEIPEIDLILGSHTHHHFDHGQMNNGVLMAAAGKYGNYLGEVNLTIENKSITRKTACLHPLETLPEVQTNFDEEGKAMMRTPVVNHPLKLDNKTDVITKTSYLLAESVYEFTNADCTIINAGLIVKGIEADEITEFDIHRMLPHPINVVRVKLTGEELKEVIVKSQKQEYMHEHAQGLGFRGDIFGGYILYRLGFIESEGRYFIDGKEIQNDEHYILGTVDMYTFGRYFPSLKGLPTEYIMPEFLRDIFKQKLLEF; encoded by the coding sequence TTGAAGTTAACTATATACCATACTAATGATATTCATAGTCATCTCAACGAATATGCACGTATTCAATCATATATGACAGAACATCGCTCAAAACTTCAACATCCCTCACTATATTTGGATATAGGTGATCATGTTGATTTATCAGCACCGATTACACAAGCAACCCTAGGAAAGAAAAATATAGAATTATTAAATGAAGCTAAATGTGATATTGCAACAATAGGTAATAACGAAGGTATGACAATTTCGCATGAGGCATTACAAAATTTATATACAAATGCACAATTTGAAGTGATTTGTGCTAACGTATTTGATGAAGAGGGACGTCTGCCTAACCGTATAGCATCATCATATATAAAAGAAATAGATGGTGTACGTATATTATTTGTAGCGGCAACAGCACCATTTACACCATTTTATAGAGCTTTGGATTGGGTTGTTACAAATCCACTCGAATCCATCAAAGATGAAATTAAAGCAAACGATGGACAATATGATGTACTAATTGTAATGAGTCATGTAGGTGTATTTTTTGATGAAAAATTATGCCAAGAAATTCCGGAAATTGATTTAATTCTTGGTAGTCATACACATCACCATTTTGATCATGGCCAAATGAATAATGGAGTCTTAATGGCAGCAGCTGGGAAGTATGGAAATTACTTAGGAGAAGTGAACTTAACAATTGAAAATAAAAGCATAACTCGGAAGACTGCGTGCTTACATCCGTTAGAAACGTTACCAGAAGTTCAAACCAACTTTGATGAGGAAGGAAAGGCGATGATGCGTACGCCAGTTGTGAATCACCCGCTTAAGTTAGATAATAAAACAGATGTAATCACAAAAACGTCGTATTTATTAGCAGAAAGTGTCTATGAATTCACAAATGCAGATTGTACAATTATAAATGCAGGTTTAATTGTAAAAGGCATTGAAGCGGATGAAATTACGGAATTTGATATTCATCGCATGTTACCTCATCCCATCAATGTTGTAAGAGTAAAATTGACAGGCGAAGAACTTAAAGAAGTCATTGTTAAAAGTCAAAAGCAAGAGTATATGCACGAACATGCTCAAGGCCTTGGATTCCGTGGAGATATTTTTGGGGGATATATTTTATATCGATTAGGTTTTATTGAATCAGAGGGACGTTATTTTATAGATGGAAAAGAAATACAAAATGATGAACATTATATTTTAGGAACAGTAGATATGTATACATTTGGTAGATATTTCCCATCGTTGAAAGGACTTCCAACAGAATATATAATGCCCGAATTTTTACGAGATATATTTAAACAAAAGTTACTGGAATTTTAA
- a CDS encoding sulfite exporter TauE/SafE family protein has product MLLTILLLIIIGGLSAIIGSIVGIGGGIIIVPTLVYLGVDHSILHGITTQIAIGTSSVILIVTGLSSSLGYLKTKQVDIKNGSIFLFGLLPGSLIGSFLSQYLTLKSFNLYFGIFMIFVAILLMVRHKIKPFKIFNKPQYEKTYIDAEGKTYHYSVPPFVAFIATLLIGILTGLFGIGGGALMTPLMLIVFRFPPHVAVGTSMMMIFFSSVMSSIGHIIQGHVAWDYSIVLIISSYIGAKIGVKVNHSIKSDTVVMLLRTVMLLIGAYLIIKSII; this is encoded by the coding sequence ATGTTATTAACGATTTTATTATTAATTATCATTGGTGGATTGTCAGCGATTATAGGTTCAATAGTAGGTATTGGCGGAGGCATCATTATTGTACCTACATTAGTCTATCTTGGAGTCGATCATAGTATATTACATGGTATTACGACTCAAATCGCAATAGGGACATCGTCTGTCATTCTCATTGTGACTGGGTTGTCTTCCTCATTAGGCTATTTAAAGACGAAACAAGTTGATATAAAAAATGGCTCTATTTTCTTATTTGGATTATTACCAGGGTCATTAATTGGGTCTTTTTTAAGTCAATATTTAACATTAAAGTCATTTAATCTCTATTTTGGGATATTTATGATTTTTGTAGCCATATTGTTAATGGTAAGACATAAAATTAAACCATTTAAAATATTTAATAAACCTCAATACGAAAAAACATATATAGATGCAGAAGGTAAGACATATCATTATAGCGTACCACCATTCGTTGCTTTTATTGCTACTTTATTGATCGGTATTCTTACAGGATTGTTTGGTATTGGTGGAGGTGCATTAATGACGCCGTTAATGTTAATTGTATTTAGATTTCCACCGCATGTAGCAGTTGGAACAAGTATGATGATGATTTTCTTTTCAAGTGTGATGAGTTCAATTGGACATATCATACAAGGTCATGTAGCTTGGGATTATTCAATTGTACTTATTATTTCTAGTTATATAGGCGCTAAAATTGGTGTTAAAGTCAATCATTCGATTAAGTCTGACACAGTCGTCATGTTGTTACGTACTGTAATGTTGCTAATAGGTGCATATTTAATTATTAAATCTATTATTTAA
- a CDS encoding DUF72 domain-containing protein, with the protein MINIGLTGWGDHDTLYEDLARKSDKLKTYASHFPIVELDASYYAIQPERNIKKWISETPERFQFVVKIHQALTLHADFRDFSETRQELFDAFKEMLAPLQESHKLAMVLVQFPPWFDCSSQNIKYILYVKQQLQDYPMCVEFRHQSWFNDQFKEETLSFLTEHQIIHAVVDEPQVKDASIPLVNRITSDIAFVRYHGRNVHGWTKKDMTDQEWRDVRYLYNYNETELLDLAQKVKILEQKAKQVYVVFNNNSGGHAAQNAKTYQNILGIDYEGLAPQQLELF; encoded by the coding sequence ATGATAAATATAGGTCTAACTGGTTGGGGAGATCATGATACATTATATGAAGATCTAGCTAGAAAATCAGATAAATTAAAAACATATGCAAGTCATTTTCCTATTGTAGAACTTGATGCATCATACTATGCGATTCAACCAGAACGAAATATCAAGAAGTGGATAAGTGAGACACCAGAAAGGTTTCAATTTGTAGTTAAAATACATCAAGCTTTGACACTACATGCAGATTTTAGAGATTTTTCAGAAACACGCCAAGAACTATTTGATGCATTTAAAGAAATGTTGGCACCATTACAAGAAAGTCATAAACTAGCTATGGTACTGGTACAATTTCCACCATGGTTTGATTGTTCTAGTCAAAATATCAAGTATATTTTATATGTTAAACAACAACTGCAAGACTATCCAATGTGTGTTGAATTCAGACATCAGTCTTGGTTTAATGATCAATTTAAAGAGGAAACATTGTCCTTTTTAACTGAACATCAAATTATTCATGCAGTTGTAGATGAACCACAAGTCAAAGATGCAAGTATCCCACTTGTAAATAGAATAACCAGTGATATCGCTTTTGTTAGATATCATGGACGAAACGTACATGGTTGGACAAAAAAAGATATGACAGATCAAGAATGGCGAGATGTAAGATATTTATACAATTATAATGAAACAGAATTACTGGATTTAGCACAAAAAGTTAAAATTTTAGAACAAAAAGCTAAACAAGTATACGTTGTTTTTAATAATAATTCTGGTGGTCATGCAGCTCAAAATGCTAAAACATATCAAAATATTCTCGGTATTGACTATGAAGGACTAGCACCACAACAACTAGAATTATTCTAA